GCCTGGCCTATTATAAGAATGAACAGTACGACGACGCAATGAAATCGTACGATAAGGCAGTTGAACTGGATCCCCGTTACTACGCGGCATGGTACAACAGGGCCTGCATCTGTTCCGAAAAAAAGGACCTGGAGGGCGCCATCGAGGGGCTGGAGCGGGCCATTGCAGCCGGTTTTAACGATGCAGACCGCGTGAAGGGGGAGGCTGCATTGGCCAATGTAAGGGGCCTGCCGGAATTCAAGGAACTTCTCAACAAGATGGGGAACAGGGGCAACAAGCCTCAGTGAAAGAACCGGTGTATTTTTTCCGCAGTCTTTGCGCCGATGCCGGGAACTGACTTCAATTCATCCATTGTGGCCGCGCGGATGTCTTCCATTGATTTAAAATGCTCCAACAGCAGCTTCTTCGCCTTTGTCCCGATGTCCGCATCGTCCAGCATTGAACGGGTCGTCTTCCTGTCGCGCAGCTTCCGGTGATAGGTGATGGCGAACCGGTGCGCCTCGTCGCGGATGTTCTGCAGCATTTTAAGGGCCGGCGAAGTCAGGGGCAGCCTCACTGGCTCCGCGGCGGGGTCGGTATAGATCTCCTCGAACCGTTTCGCCAGCGATATGATGCGTATGGCGGCGGAGAAATTCGCAGCAGCTTCCCTGGCCCGGGTGAGCTGGGTGGGGCCGCCGTCGATGATCATCAGGTCCGGGAGGGAGAGCTCCTCGTTGACCAGGTACTGTATCCGCCGCGCCACGACCTCGTGGATCATGCCGGGGTCGTCGGCCGATCCGTATCCCCTGATCTTGTAGCGCCGGTATCCCTTCTTGTCGGGCAGGCCGTCCCGGAAGGACACCATGGACGCCACCGCGTCGGTCCCCTGGAGGTTGGATATGTCGAAGCACTCCATGGTGCGGGGGAGGGCTTCCATGGCCAGGGCCTCCTGGATCTCCTCCATGGCCGCGAGGGTGTTCCTGTTCTCTTTTTCTGCGAAGCGATCCGCCGCGATGAGGTCTATGTTCTTGTGTATGAGGCGCATGATGCCGTGGTCATCGGGGGTTTCGGGCGGGACGATCGCGACCTTGCGCTTCGCCCGGTCTGTCAGGTGCTTCTGCAGAATTTCCCGGTCCGCGATCTGCCGCTCCGTTATGATCCGCTGCGGAGCCTCCGTGTCCCGGTAATAGCCGAGAATGAAGGAGCTGATGATCTCCTCCGGGTCGGCGTACTCCGCGTTGTCGAAGACCGATATCTTCCTCCCCAGGAGGGCGCCGCTCCGGAACTCGAAGAGGATGACGATCCCCTCGTTCCCGAACTTGGATACGCCGATGTAATCCTGGTCAGCTCCTATGGCGGTGTGGACCTTCTGAGTCTCCGAGAGCTTCTGGATGTCGAAGATCATGTCCCGTATTTCCGACGCCTTTTCATATCTCTGCCGAGACGAGTAGTCCTTCATCATCTCCCCGAGGCTTTTCAGCACCGGCCCGGTGCTTCCCTCGAGGAACCTGACCGCGTTGTCCACTATGGTCCGGTATTCCTCGCGGGTCATTTCGCCGCGGCACACGCCGCTGCACTTGTTGATCTGGTAGTTCATGCAGGGCCGCTCGTTTTTTTTCAGGGGAAGGTCCCTGGTGCAGAGCTTCAGCTTGAATATGGCGTTGATGAGGGCCACGGTGCCGCGTGCGGCGTTGGCGTCAGTGTAGGGGCCGAAGTACCTGGTGCCGTTCTTTTTCACCGTGCGGGTGAAGATGACCCTCGGATACTCCTCGTCGAGGGTGATGGCGATGTAGGGGTACCGCTTGTCGTCCTTCTTCTGGATGTTGAACTTGGGCCGGTGCTTTTTGATCAGGCTGCTTTCGAGGATCAGGGCCTCCACTTCGGAGTCGGTGACGATGTACTCGATGTCCCTGACGATCTTCACCAGGATGCGCGTCTTGATGTCGAGGTCCCGCTTCTGGAAATAGGAGGACACCCTTTTTTTGAGGGAGGAGGCCTTGCCGATATAGATAATGGTCCCGGCGTCGTCTTTCATGATATACACGCCGGGATCCGCCGGGAGCCCGGCGACGACGGTCTTGAGGTGATCAGTTCCGGTCATCGGGGTTCTGCAGTCCCTTGATCTTCTCAATGTACTGGGCCGTCACTTCAAAGGCCGGGTTTATCCGCGCCGCTTCCTCGAACATGGCGATGGCCCTGCCGTATTCCCTCTTTTTCGCGTAGGCCACCCCGAGGTTGAAGAAGCTGCCGAAGCCGTTCGGCTTCATGATGGTGAGGGTGAGGAATATCGCGATGGCCTCGTCGAGCCTGTTTTCCTTGAGCCTGGATACGCCGGTGATGAAAATGGCGCCGAACCCGTCGCTCTCCGGGCCTTGGTCGGGCTCCCGCCCCTGTTCACGCTCCGGCTCGGGCGACTGCGCCTGGACCGGGGGCTGTTCCGGTTGCGGTTCCGCCGCGGCCGCGGGTTCCGCCGCCTGGGCGGTCATGGCCGTCTTATCCTTCAATTCCTCGATGAGGGTGTTGAACGAGAGGGCGAGCTGGTTCAGCTCGTCGTCACCGGTCTGGTGCAGGGAAACATCAAGGTCGCCGTCGGCGGCCTTTTTCATGAAATGCGACAGGTTGCTTATGAGGAGGGAATAATTCTGGAGAAAAATGATCGACAGAACGATCACGGCAATGACCAGCGCGACGGTCACGATGATGTTGACGATGCGAATGCTCCGTGTCGAGGCGGCGTAGGCGTCTATGGTGGCCTGGGTCCGCGCGGCGGAAACGAGGAGCTGGATCACCGATTTCTTGTTCTTGATTTCGTAGGGATAATACACGTTCTGCCAGGAATAGCCGTTTCGGGAATAGATGTCGGGGTCCACCGCGCTCTGGAGCAGTCCCAGCTTAAGGTAGTTGATCTCCTTCTGTTCCCTGACGACCTCGGATTTGGTGATTTCCAGGGTCAGATCGTCGTGGAACATCAGGGTGTCGGCGATGCGGAAATAATTCTCGTCCTCTGTCTTGGTGAAGATGATAACGCCGAGAATGTCCCCCGCCGAAGCGTTGTAATCGCGCATTTCAATTTTAATCAGGTCTCCCGTGGTCGCTTTTTTGGTCCTGAGCCGTTCCACAAGGGCGTCTATTTTACCGAGATACAGGTCACGGTTGTTGGAGACCAGGGCGTCCTTTAATATGCTGTCATTTCTGGCCATTGATACATGGAAACTGACCGATGTCATGATTATGAGGACCGAATAGATTATTGAGATAATAATGATGAAGTTCCTGGAAATAACGGATCGTTTTTTTGCATTCTGGTTTTTATTCGTATCTTCCTTTTGTTTACCGAACAATGATGGCATAATACGCACCCGCACCTGTTTTTGTATATTTTCACTATCGCCCGTAGTCGTCTTTTTGTAAAGAATTCTTTTTTTATTGATCGCAGCGCGCGCAAACCCCGGAGCTCTGCTCCGGGGATGAGAGCGCGCAAAACATTATGCGACAAAATACCCCGTAGCTTGCTGCGGGGTATTTTATATCATCGGCCCCCTGGTTGATTAGCGCAGAGGGAATCTCTAAAGCTGCAGTCCATCAAGGCGGGCATCGGTCATGGTGTTTGGACGGTCGTCCAATATTATTTGCATATTGCAATAAAAAAGGGTTGCAAAATCAATATATTTACAAATAGTATGCCACCATGAATAAACCGTCCAAAAAGGAATTTTCCCGCACGTATGTTGAAGAAATCCTGTATCACGCGTTGCGTTCCATCTACCTTTTTGAGCGGGCCGAGATCGAACAGTTTAATCTCAATTACCAGCAGATGTATCTATTGAAGCTTCTGAAAAAGAATATACCCTTTCGCATAAGCGATATAGCTAACGACCTGTCGATCCCGGTGTTTGCGGCAACCCGCCTGGTTAGCCAGCTGGAGGGCAGTAATCTAATCGAGAAGAAAAGGGACAAGAAAGACCGGAGAAACATCTATGTCAATATAACGCCGGAGGGTTTGGAGCAGGTCAAGAAGATCGAGTCGCACATCGTCGATCTTGCGCTCTCCAGCCTGAGCTCCTATTCCGAAGTTGAAAGCAGGCTGATATTGGATGTTGTCAAGAATCTTGATGTCATTCTCGGGCTCAGGCCCGGAGCAAAAGAGGCGGGGAATTTCCATTAGAAAAAAGGGAAGCCCGGCCAGGAGAGATGGGCAGTGCCGTGTGCAATTTATAATCGGAGGAAACTATAATGGCAAGCAAGTATAAGGGATATATGGGTAAAGTGCTCGATGTGAACCTGTCAACGGGATCGGTCGGTGAGTTCCAGTTGAGCGATACGGACCGCGAGCTTTTCCTGGGAGGCAGGTATCTGAGCACGAAGATCCTCTGGGACGTGTTGAAGCCCGGCATCGACCCTCTCTCTGAGGATAACGTCCTCGTGGTTATGACCTCGCCCATGACCGGCTCCGGAGGTCCCTGCACCAGCAGGTATGACATATCCGCCAAGAGCCCCCAAACCGGGGCCATAGGGCATTCCAACAGCGGCGGCAATTTCGGCATGAACCTGAAGCGCGCCGGGTGGGACGCGATGCTGGTAAGAGGCAAGGCCGAGAAGCCCGTCTATATCGAGATTGAGGATGAC
This genomic window from Spirochaetota bacterium contains:
- the uvrC gene encoding excinuclease ABC subunit UvrC, which gives rise to MTGTDHLKTVVAGLPADPGVYIMKDDAGTIIYIGKASSLKKRVSSYFQKRDLDIKTRILVKIVRDIEYIVTDSEVEALILESSLIKKHRPKFNIQKKDDKRYPYIAITLDEEYPRVIFTRTVKKNGTRYFGPYTDANAARGTVALINAIFKLKLCTRDLPLKKNERPCMNYQINKCSGVCRGEMTREEYRTIVDNAVRFLEGSTGPVLKSLGEMMKDYSSRQRYEKASEIRDMIFDIQKLSETQKVHTAIGADQDYIGVSKFGNEGIVILFEFRSGALLGRKISVFDNAEYADPEEIISSFILGYYRDTEAPQRIITERQIADREILQKHLTDRAKRKVAIVPPETPDDHGIMRLIHKNIDLIAADRFAEKENRNTLAAMEEIQEALAMEALPRTMECFDISNLQGTDAVASMVSFRDGLPDKKGYRRYKIRGYGSADDPGMIHEVVARRIQYLVNEELSLPDLMIIDGGPTQLTRAREAAANFSAAIRIISLAKRFEEIYTDPAAEPVRLPLTSPALKMLQNIRDEAHRFAITYHRKLRDRKTTRSMLDDADIGTKAKKLLLEHFKSMEDIRAATMDELKSVPGIGAKTAEKIHRFFH
- a CDS encoding tetratricopeptide repeat protein yields the protein MPSLFGKQKEDTNKNQNAKKRSVISRNFIIIISIIYSVLIIMTSVSFHVSMARNDSILKDALVSNNRDLYLGKIDALVERLRTKKATTGDLIKIEMRDYNASAGDILGVIIFTKTEDENYFRIADTLMFHDDLTLEITKSEVVREQKEINYLKLGLLQSAVDPDIYSRNGYSWQNVYYPYEIKNKKSVIQLLVSAARTQATIDAYAASTRSIRIVNIIVTVALVIAVIVLSIIFLQNYSLLISNLSHFMKKAADGDLDVSLHQTGDDELNQLALSFNTLIEELKDKTAMTAQAAEPAAAAEPQPEQPPVQAQSPEPEREQGREPDQGPESDGFGAIFITGVSRLKENRLDEAIAIFLTLTIMKPNGFGSFFNLGVAYAKKREYGRAIAMFEEAARINPAFEVTAQYIEKIKGLQNPDDRN
- a CDS encoding MarR family transcriptional regulator; the protein is MNKPSKKEFSRTYVEEILYHALRSIYLFERAEIEQFNLNYQQMYLLKLLKKNIPFRISDIANDLSIPVFAATRLVSQLEGSNLIEKKRDKKDRRNIYVNITPEGLEQVKKIESHIVDLALSSLSSYSEVESRLILDVVKNLDVILGLRPGAKEAGNFH